A stretch of the Haloarcula ordinaria genome encodes the following:
- a CDS encoding preprotein translocase subunit SecD, whose product MSALRENWRIALLVVLLLVSAVALFVPGTPPGATPDEGAAAEGQLTNLQFGIQLSGGTRIRAPVVGMTAEGVAVGFQDESDVTEAVAADLGVDPIDVRASNETQTVEVFARNVTESEFRAALEAEGYQPETIRDGVTDETRSQVVDSVQRRITESALSGGSVQEVAVPGGQTFISITAPDRDRGELVSILEERGVVRVYAVYPVENGSHVREQVLDQDEFAGIGTARESDSGPGVPVTVEESAAEEFATTMATNGFDSQTVCNPNNYNHSNPSSLNGNERCIVATLNGEPVFVAPVTQGLGESFANGDFVNDPTFVMSTSSMEEAREVELSLKSGRLPAPLDFENDDSLSLDPALAEGFQQNSLITGILAVIAVSIVVYVRYGRIEVAAPMVVTALSEVFLLLGFVSFVQYPLNLSHLAGFIAVIGTGVDDLIIIGDEILQQGEVRTGRVFESRFRKAFWVIGAAAATTIVAMSPLVALPLGDLSGFAIITIVGVLLGVLVTRPAYGDILRNLVLDED is encoded by the coding sequence ATGAGCGCGCTCCGCGAGAACTGGCGCATCGCGCTGCTGGTCGTCCTCCTGCTCGTGAGCGCCGTCGCGCTGTTCGTCCCCGGCACGCCGCCCGGCGCGACGCCCGACGAGGGGGCGGCCGCCGAGGGACAGCTGACCAACCTCCAGTTCGGTATCCAGCTCAGCGGCGGGACCCGCATCCGCGCGCCCGTCGTCGGCATGACCGCGGAGGGCGTGGCCGTCGGCTTCCAAGACGAATCGGACGTGACCGAAGCCGTCGCCGCCGACCTCGGCGTCGACCCCATCGACGTCCGTGCCTCGAACGAGACACAGACCGTCGAGGTGTTCGCGCGGAACGTCACCGAGTCAGAGTTCCGGGCCGCACTGGAAGCGGAGGGCTACCAGCCGGAGACGATACGCGACGGCGTCACCGACGAGACCCGAAGCCAGGTGGTCGACAGCGTCCAGCGCCGCATCACCGAGTCGGCGCTCAGCGGCGGGTCAGTCCAGGAAGTCGCGGTGCCCGGCGGCCAGACGTTCATCAGCATCACCGCGCCCGACCGTGACCGCGGCGAGCTCGTCAGTATCCTCGAGGAGCGGGGTGTCGTCCGCGTCTACGCCGTCTATCCCGTCGAGAACGGCAGCCACGTCCGCGAGCAGGTGCTCGACCAGGACGAGTTCGCCGGCATCGGGACCGCCCGCGAGAGCGACTCGGGGCCGGGCGTCCCGGTCACTGTCGAGGAGAGCGCCGCCGAAGAATTCGCCACCACGATGGCGACGAACGGCTTCGACAGCCAGACCGTCTGTAACCCGAACAACTACAACCACAGTAACCCGAGCAGCCTCAACGGAAACGAACGCTGTATCGTCGCGACGCTGAACGGCGAGCCGGTCTTCGTCGCGCCGGTCACGCAGGGCCTCGGCGAGTCTTTCGCCAACGGTGACTTCGTCAACGACCCGACGTTCGTGATGTCGACGAGTTCGATGGAGGAGGCCCGCGAGGTCGAACTCAGCCTGAAGTCCGGCCGCCTGCCCGCGCCGCTGGACTTCGAGAACGACGACAGCCTCTCGCTGGACCCCGCGCTCGCGGAGGGCTTCCAGCAGAACTCGCTGATCACGGGTATCCTGGCGGTCATCGCGGTCAGCATCGTGGTGTACGTCCGCTACGGGCGCATTGAGGTCGCGGCCCCGATGGTCGTCACCGCGCTCTCCGAGGTGTTCCTGTTGCTCGGCTTCGTCTCGTTCGTCCAGTACCCACTCAACCTCTCACACCTGGCCGGGTTCATCGCCGTCATCGGGACGGGGGTGGACGACCTCATCATCATCGGCGACGAGATCCTCCAGCAAGGGGAGGTCCGGACCGGGCGCGTCTTCGAGAGCCGCTTCCGCAAGGCGTTCTGGGTCATCGGCGCGGCCGCGGCGACGACCATCGTCGCGATGAGTCCACTGGTGGCGCTCCCCCTAGGTGACCTCTCCGGGTTCGCCATCATCACCATCGTCGGCGTCCTCCTCGGGGTGCTGGTCACCCGGCCGGCCTACGGGGACATCCTCCGGAACCTCGTGCTGGACGAGGACTGA
- the rnhB gene encoding ribonuclease HII: MRFGVDEAGKGPVLGSMFAAAVRADPAALPEGVGDSKGIAPARREELDRAVRATADAVAVAEIPVARIDDPETDMNTLTVDAHGEALGGVATEGLAGMVDAGDTDASRFGRRVADRLDVSVEIRAEHGADETDPLVGAASIVAKVARDAHVDGLAEAHGSVGSGYPSDPTTRDFLADYVAEHGTLPDCARTSWSTCADVLAAAEQSSLGDF, encoded by the coding sequence ATGCGATTCGGCGTCGACGAGGCCGGCAAGGGCCCCGTCCTCGGGTCGATGTTCGCCGCCGCGGTCAGGGCCGACCCCGCGGCGCTCCCCGAGGGCGTGGGCGACTCGAAGGGTATCGCGCCGGCGCGCCGCGAGGAGCTGGACCGGGCGGTTCGAGCGACAGCCGACGCCGTCGCCGTCGCAGAAATTCCGGTCGCGCGCATCGATGACCCCGAGACGGACATGAACACGTTGACCGTCGACGCCCACGGCGAAGCGCTCGGTGGGGTCGCGACCGAGGGGCTCGCGGGTATGGTCGACGCCGGTGACACCGACGCCTCACGGTTCGGTCGGCGTGTGGCCGACCGGCTCGACGTGTCGGTCGAGATTCGGGCAGAACACGGCGCCGACGAGACGGACCCGCTAGTGGGGGCGGCGTCCATCGTCGCGAAAGTGGCCCGCGACGCACACGTCGACGGGCTGGCCGAGGCACACGGTTCGGTTGGGTCCGGCTATCCGAGCGACCCCACGACCCGCGACTTTTTGGCCGACTACGTCGCCGAACACGGGACGCTGCCGGACTGCGCCCGGACCTCGTGGTCGACGTGTGCGGACGTGCTCGCCGCTGCCGAGCAGTCGTCGCTAGGCGACTTCTGA
- a CDS encoding type II toxin-antitoxin system VapC family toxin, with product MLLDTSFLIDLMNGDEAAVEKARELEKDLVQQRLSTMTVFELYYGVARAMESEAEQEKVESVLDSKPTHSADTAVMQKAGRLAGELMNDGNAIGDGDVIIAATADIVEEPVLTRNVDDFERLGVDIETY from the coding sequence GTGCTTCTGGATACCTCGTTTTTAATCGACTTGATGAACGGGGACGAGGCTGCCGTCGAGAAGGCGAGAGAACTGGAAAAAGACCTCGTTCAACAGCGTCTCTCGACGATGACGGTCTTCGAACTCTACTACGGGGTGGCAAGGGCGATGGAATCAGAAGCCGAACAGGAGAAGGTCGAATCCGTGCTCGACTCGAAACCGACACACTCCGCTGATACTGCAGTTATGCAGAAGGCTGGCCGCCTCGCTGGGGAACTGATGAACGATGGGAACGCAATCGGCGATGGGGACGTCATCATTGCTGCGACCGCAGACATCGTCGAAGAACCGGTTCTCACGCGCAACGTAGACGACTTCGAACGGTTGGGAGTAGATATCGAGACGTACTGA
- a CDS encoding antitoxin VapB family protein codes for MSKSIRLSEDAYERLAAHKRDDETFSDVVLRLAGERSLLELAGILSDEEADALRDAVEERRERRNEELEETAGDLRRV; via the coding sequence ATGTCGAAGAGCATCCGCCTCTCCGAAGACGCGTACGAGCGTCTCGCCGCGCATAAACGGGACGACGAGACGTTCTCGGACGTGGTTTTGCGACTCGCGGGTGAACGGTCACTTCTCGAACTCGCTGGAATTCTCAGCGACGAGGAAGCCGACGCGCTCAGGGACGCCGTCGAGGAACGTCGAGAACGACGGAATGAGGAACTGGAAGAAACTGCAGGGGACCTGAGGCGGGTGTAA
- a CDS encoding tRNA pseudouridine(54/55) synthase Pus10: MTILEDARAALETGPLCDSCLGRLFADRSFGLANAERGHALRVTLALEADDPFEPDEDCWVCETETDRVDWWAEQAATAARGYDFATYQVGTRVPPLLEENDALLREDVGLEEDAGEALKTEFNREVGKRIGQRTGAEVDFGRPDVQFTLDLATDEVDVQVNSAFVYGRYRKLERDIPQTKWPCNDCNGTGMWQGEPCEGCDGSGYRYDESVEQLSAPVVLEAMDGESATFHGAGREDVDALMLESGRPFVIEVDEPRVRDVDTDQLERDVNDFADGKVEVEGLRLATYEMVERVKELEASKTYRMDVEFDAPVAADDLQAAFSELTGATIHQETPQRVAHRRADLTRTREVYDASGELLDDRHADLRIHGAGGLYVKELVSSDEGRTEPSLAGLLGVGAEVTALDVVDVEGEDEPFDKAQFLLE, translated from the coding sequence ATGACGATACTCGAGGACGCCCGTGCCGCGCTGGAGACCGGGCCGCTCTGTGACTCCTGTCTGGGTCGCCTCTTCGCCGACCGCAGTTTCGGCCTCGCGAACGCCGAACGGGGCCACGCCCTCCGGGTAACGCTCGCCCTGGAAGCCGACGACCCCTTCGAACCCGACGAGGACTGCTGGGTCTGCGAGACGGAAACCGACCGCGTCGACTGGTGGGCCGAACAGGCCGCCACCGCCGCCCGCGGCTACGACTTCGCGACTTACCAGGTCGGGACGCGCGTCCCGCCGCTCTTAGAGGAGAACGACGCCTTGCTCCGCGAGGACGTCGGCCTCGAGGAGGACGCCGGCGAGGCGCTGAAGACGGAGTTCAACCGCGAGGTCGGCAAGCGCATCGGCCAGCGCACCGGCGCGGAGGTAGATTTCGGTCGCCCGGACGTCCAGTTCACGCTCGACCTGGCGACCGACGAGGTCGACGTGCAGGTCAACTCCGCGTTCGTCTACGGCCGCTACCGGAAGCTCGAGCGGGACATCCCCCAGACGAAGTGGCCCTGTAACGACTGCAACGGCACCGGTATGTGGCAGGGCGAGCCCTGCGAGGGGTGTGACGGCAGCGGCTACCGCTACGACGAGAGCGTCGAGCAGCTCTCGGCTCCCGTCGTCCTGGAGGCGATGGACGGCGAGAGCGCGACGTTCCACGGCGCGGGCCGCGAGGACGTCGACGCGCTGATGCTCGAATCCGGCCGCCCCTTCGTCATCGAGGTCGACGAACCCCGGGTCCGCGACGTGGATACCGACCAGCTGGAGCGCGACGTCAACGACTTCGCCGACGGGAAGGTCGAGGTCGAGGGCCTGCGCCTCGCGACCTACGAGATGGTCGAGCGCGTGAAGGAACTGGAGGCATCGAAGACCTACCGGATGGACGTCGAGTTCGACGCACCGGTGGCGGCCGACGACCTGCAGGCCGCGTTCTCGGAGCTCACCGGCGCGACCATCCACCAGGAGACACCCCAGCGCGTCGCCCACCGTCGGGCCGACCTCACACGGACGCGCGAGGTCTACGACGCGTCCGGTGAACTCCTTGACGACCGCCACGCCGACCTCCGCATCCACGGCGCTGGCGGCCTCTACGTGAAGGAACTCGTCTCCAGTGACGAGGGACGGACGGAGCCGAGTCTGGCCGGACTCCTCGGCGTCGGGGCCGAGGTGACCGCGCTGGACGTCGTCGACGTCGAAGGCGAGGACGAACCGTTCGACAAGGCGCAGTTCCTGCTGGAGTGA
- a CDS encoding Lrp/AsnC family transcriptional regulator, with translation MTDPEYPIDDLDRRIIYALQQDARHTSASEIAESLDVSARTVRNRISKLEEADVIRGYDVDVDYEAAGYQLHTLIVCTAPIHEREEIAQRALDVEGVVAIREVMTGADNVHVEVVGTDGNDLSRIGRDLNDIGLEVVDEDLIRNEYTRPFHLFGVDEVRSATEQS, from the coding sequence ATGACCGACCCGGAGTACCCCATCGACGACCTCGACCGGCGTATCATCTACGCCCTGCAGCAGGACGCTCGGCACACCTCCGCCAGTGAAATCGCGGAGTCGCTCGACGTCTCGGCCCGCACCGTCCGGAACCGCATCTCGAAACTGGAGGAAGCCGACGTCATCCGCGGGTACGACGTCGACGTCGACTACGAGGCCGCCGGCTACCAGCTACATACACTCATCGTCTGTACCGCCCCGATTCACGAACGCGAGGAGATCGCACAGCGTGCCCTCGACGTGGAGGGCGTCGTCGCCATCCGGGAGGTCATGACCGGTGCGGACAACGTCCACGTCGAAGTGGTCGGCACCGACGGGAACGACCTCAGCCGCATCGGTCGGGACCTCAACGACATCGGGCTCGAAGTGGTCGACGAAGACCTCATCCGCAACGAGTACACGCGGCCGTTCCACCTCTTCGGCGTCGACGAAGTGAGGAGCGCGACCGAACAGTCTTGA
- a CDS encoding potassium transporter: MTLRTSLRDALARTAGPPRLAVVSDWHVGAALATAYDSVDVRLVTDHAGVAGQVPDGVRVTVGDLTAVDTLQGATDAAAAVVALRSDRRALLVTQLLRTQFDIDSVVVLLNDPQRRDAIADLASAVVCGSTCLATELQRTVETTLGEAESV; encoded by the coding sequence ATGACGCTTCGAACATCCCTTCGAGACGCACTCGCTCGCACTGCAGGACCGCCCCGACTCGCCGTCGTCAGCGATTGGCACGTCGGCGCTGCGCTCGCCACCGCGTACGATAGCGTCGACGTCCGTCTCGTCACTGACCACGCGGGTGTCGCCGGGCAGGTGCCCGACGGCGTTCGGGTGACAGTCGGTGACCTGACCGCGGTCGATACCTTACAGGGTGCGACAGACGCCGCCGCTGCAGTCGTTGCACTGCGGTCTGACCGGCGGGCACTCCTGGTGACGCAGTTGCTCCGGACGCAGTTCGATATCGACTCCGTCGTCGTCCTCCTCAACGACCCACAGCGCCGCGATGCCATCGCGGACCTCGCTTCGGCGGTCGTCTGCGGGTCGACCTGCCTCGCTACTGAACTGCAGCGCACGGTCGAAACGACGCTCGGCGAAGCCGAATCCGTCTGA
- a CDS encoding universal stress protein: MTKDLERDLGLPSVLAISIGAMIGSGIFILPALALEIAGPAVILAYALAGLLVVPAALSKSEMATAMPEAGGTYIYIERGMGPLLGTVAGVGTWFSLSFKGALALVGGVPYLLLLFDLPLKPVALGLAAVLILVNLFGAKQTGRLQVAIVVVMLAALGWFAAGSATSVQSANYVDFFDAGVGGLLAATGLVFVSYAGVTKVASVAEEVEDPGRNIPLGILGSLAFTTVLYVAIVAVLVGITDPGTVAGSLTPVAVAAEVTLGQAGVVAVILAAILALISTANAGILSSSRYPFAMSRDNLAPPSLSSVSERFGTPVTSITLTGAVLLVLIAFVPILEIAKLASAFQIMVFGLINVALVAFREGSAEYEPEFTSPLYPWVQIFGAVTGVALLTQMGTVALAGAALITLGSVVWYVLYVRPRVRREGVATDAIRRQVGRSALTDIESGPADATREVLVALTKDVDERRERALVGLAADVVRGDDGQVVVVRFEEIPDQAPLTENATVQSSSDIAFETRAATLAAEFDVDVEADEIVSHDTKHAIVNFAEHRGVDAILAEHEPLRLRSRLFGDPIDWVVRHAPCDVLLVDNLGYERAEQIALTGDGGPYPPLAVNIAESVASANGGGISLWEVADHDRTDRHARTRDDYQSDLTELLSVPVRTESVRTDGGQLRRTDLLVRRGADHRLRHVLFDDRPTIPNPGCTTVTVYPHESLRPPFSRRLLERAFF, encoded by the coding sequence ATGACGAAGGACCTCGAACGAGACCTCGGTCTCCCGTCCGTACTCGCCATCAGCATCGGTGCGATGATCGGGAGCGGCATCTTCATCCTGCCGGCACTCGCGCTCGAAATCGCCGGTCCAGCTGTCATTCTCGCGTACGCACTCGCGGGCCTGCTGGTCGTTCCGGCCGCCCTCTCGAAATCGGAGATGGCGACTGCGATGCCCGAGGCAGGTGGGACGTACATCTACATCGAACGCGGGATGGGGCCGTTGCTCGGAACCGTCGCCGGGGTCGGGACGTGGTTCTCGCTGTCGTTCAAGGGCGCGCTCGCGCTCGTCGGCGGCGTCCCGTACCTGCTCTTGCTGTTCGACCTGCCGCTGAAACCCGTCGCGCTGGGTCTGGCGGCGGTGTTGATACTGGTGAACCTGTTCGGCGCGAAACAGACGGGGCGACTCCAGGTCGCCATCGTCGTCGTCATGCTGGCGGCGCTCGGCTGGTTCGCCGCCGGAAGCGCGACCAGCGTGCAGTCGGCCAACTACGTCGACTTCTTCGACGCCGGCGTCGGTGGCCTGCTCGCGGCGACCGGGCTGGTCTTCGTGTCCTACGCAGGCGTCACGAAGGTCGCGAGCGTCGCCGAAGAGGTCGAAGACCCCGGCCGGAACATCCCGCTCGGCATCCTCGGGTCGCTGGCGTTCACGACCGTGCTGTACGTGGCAATCGTCGCCGTCCTGGTCGGGATAACGGACCCCGGCACCGTCGCCGGGTCGCTGACCCCGGTCGCCGTCGCCGCGGAGGTGACGCTCGGACAGGCCGGGGTCGTCGCCGTCATCCTCGCAGCCATCCTCGCGCTCATCTCGACGGCCAACGCCGGTATCCTCTCCTCGTCGCGCTATCCGTTCGCGATGAGTCGGGACAACCTGGCGCCGCCGTCGCTCTCGTCGGTCAGCGAGCGGTTCGGAACCCCGGTGACCTCGATCACCCTCACGGGTGCAGTGTTGCTCGTGCTCATCGCGTTCGTTCCGATTCTGGAGATCGCGAAACTCGCCAGCGCCTTCCAGATTATGGTGTTCGGACTCATCAACGTGGCGCTCGTCGCGTTCCGCGAGGGGAGCGCGGAGTACGAGCCCGAGTTCACGTCCCCGCTGTACCCGTGGGTGCAGATCTTCGGGGCCGTCACCGGCGTGGCGCTGCTGACGCAGATGGGGACCGTCGCCCTGGCCGGTGCCGCGCTCATCACGCTTGGCAGCGTCGTCTGGTACGTGCTCTACGTCCGCCCGCGCGTCCGCCGGGAGGGCGTCGCGACGGACGCGATCCGGCGGCAGGTCGGCCGGAGTGCGCTCACCGACATCGAGTCCGGGCCCGCGGACGCGACCCGCGAGGTGCTCGTCGCGCTCACGAAAGACGTAGACGAGCGACGCGAGCGCGCGCTCGTCGGCCTCGCTGCGGACGTCGTCCGGGGTGACGACGGCCAGGTCGTAGTCGTGCGCTTCGAGGAGATACCCGACCAGGCGCCGCTGACCGAGAACGCGACCGTCCAGTCGTCCTCTGACATCGCGTTCGAGACGCGGGCGGCGACGCTCGCAGCCGAGTTCGACGTCGACGTCGAGGCCGACGAGATCGTCAGTCACGACACGAAACACGCCATCGTCAACTTCGCCGAACACAGGGGCGTGGACGCGATACTGGCCGAACACGAACCGCTCCGGCTGCGCTCGCGGCTGTTCGGCGACCCGATCGACTGGGTCGTCAGACACGCGCCGTGTGACGTCCTCCTCGTCGACAATCTCGGCTACGAGCGAGCGGAACAGATCGCGCTCACGGGCGACGGCGGGCCGTATCCACCGCTGGCGGTGAACATCGCGGAGTCGGTCGCCAGTGCCAACGGCGGTGGAATCTCGCTGTGGGAGGTGGCCGACCACGACCGCACCGACCGCCACGCACGGACGCGGGACGACTACCAGTCCGACCTCACCGAGCTGCTCTCGGTTCCGGTTCGAACCGAGTCGGTCAGGACCGACGGCGGACAGCTCCGGCGCACCGACCTGCTCGTCCGTCGCGGGGCCGACCACCGACTGCGACACGTGTTGTTCGACGACCGGCCGACGATTCCGAATCCGGGGTGTACGACCGTCACGGTCTATCCCCACGAGTCGCTCCGCCCGCCGTTCTCGCGCCGACTGCTCGAACGGGCGTTCTTCTAA
- a CDS encoding mechanosensitive ion channel family protein: MQLDSALLDALAALPVWQGFTLLVVSGLFLAALVNVLGDRYMRRVTERIDGEVDDIVLRAVHTGLYLTLAVGGLYAGTQVYEVSPDVAVPLEAGTLSVVIVVWMLLLIRTGRRVSSRITDSRYIDRQVVPILQNVWSALVSGLGIFLLLVLWDIDVTPLLASAGVIGIIVGLAARDTLANFFGSLSLYLDGTYKVGDFVVLETGERGRVEDISVRSTVIRTRDDILVTVPNATLNSAAIVNESTPKRKRRIRVPIGVAYGSDIDQVEAILLDVAEYEDLVIERPKPRVRFREFGGSSLNFELLCWVSNPALTARATHKLNSEIYHRFQAEGVEIPFPQRDVSLSVADVPGDLFGRESTEVPTDAGRDET; encoded by the coding sequence ATGCAACTGGATAGCGCTCTCCTCGACGCGCTGGCGGCCCTGCCGGTCTGGCAGGGGTTCACGCTGCTCGTCGTCTCCGGGCTCTTCCTCGCCGCACTGGTCAACGTCCTCGGCGACCGGTACATGCGGCGGGTGACCGAGCGCATCGACGGCGAGGTCGACGACATCGTCCTGCGGGCGGTCCACACCGGCCTGTATCTCACGCTCGCGGTCGGCGGCCTGTACGCCGGGACGCAGGTGTACGAGGTGTCGCCGGACGTCGCCGTCCCGCTCGAAGCGGGGACGCTGTCGGTCGTCATCGTCGTCTGGATGCTCCTGCTCATCCGGACCGGCCGGCGGGTCTCGAGTCGCATCACCGACAGCCGCTACATCGACCGGCAGGTCGTCCCCATCCTCCAGAACGTCTGGAGCGCGCTGGTCTCCGGGCTCGGCATCTTCCTGCTGCTCGTCCTCTGGGACATCGACGTCACGCCGCTGCTGGCGTCGGCCGGCGTCATCGGTATCATCGTCGGCCTGGCCGCCCGCGACACGCTCGCGAACTTCTTCGGGTCGCTGTCGCTGTACCTCGATGGCACCTACAAGGTCGGCGACTTCGTCGTCCTCGAGACTGGTGAACGGGGCCGCGTCGAGGACATCTCTGTCCGCTCGACGGTCATCCGGACTCGCGACGACATCCTCGTCACCGTCCCGAACGCGACGCTGAACAGCGCCGCCATCGTCAACGAGTCGACGCCGAAGCGAAAGCGCCGCATCCGCGTGCCCATCGGTGTCGCCTACGGGAGCGACATCGACCAGGTCGAAGCGATTCTGTTGGACGTCGCCGAGTACGAGGACCTGGTCATCGAACGACCGAAGCCACGCGTCCGGTTCCGCGAGTTCGGCGGGTCGTCGCTGAACTTCGAGTTGCTGTGCTGGGTGTCGAACCCGGCGTTGACAGCGCGCGCGACCCACAAGCTCAACAGTGAAATCTACCACCGGTTCCAGGCCGAGGGCGTCGAGATTCCCTTCCCGCAGCGCGACGTCTCGCTTTCGGTGGCCGACGTGCCCGGTGACCTGTTCGGACGTGAGTCGACCGAAGTACCGACCGACGCCGGCCGCGACGAGACCTGA
- a CDS encoding undecaprenyl-diphosphate phosphatase: protein MNPILVAVVLGILQGVLEWIPVSSEGGVALASTALTGVSPAAATRLALFLHAGTAISAVVYYRREVRDIVDSVRELSRRPFADETADLSFIVVATLATGVTGLPAYALLDAAVSELEGGLFLALVGGLLVVTGLVQRFAAALSLGEREIPNWLDAVFVGVLQGLAILPGISRSGTTVSALLLRGHEGESSLRLSFLLSIPAALAANALILVDDGVPAIEPVGAVVALAVSAVVGYLTVGALVRLVRQVPFWAVCTVFGGLGVVGGLLVAL from the coding sequence ATGAACCCGATTCTGGTCGCCGTCGTGCTCGGAATCCTCCAGGGGGTGCTGGAGTGGATTCCGGTCTCCAGCGAGGGCGGGGTCGCCCTGGCGTCGACGGCGCTCACGGGCGTCTCGCCGGCCGCAGCGACCCGGCTCGCGCTCTTCTTGCACGCCGGAACGGCCATCTCGGCGGTCGTCTACTACCGACGCGAGGTCCGCGACATCGTCGACTCCGTCCGCGAGCTCTCGCGACGGCCGTTCGCCGACGAGACGGCCGACCTCTCTTTCATCGTCGTCGCGACGCTCGCGACCGGCGTCACGGGCCTGCCGGCGTACGCGCTGCTGGACGCCGCCGTATCCGAGCTCGAAGGGGGACTCTTCCTGGCGCTCGTCGGCGGCCTGCTCGTGGTCACCGGCCTCGTCCAGCGCTTCGCGGCGGCGCTCTCGCTGGGCGAGCGCGAGATTCCGAACTGGCTCGACGCCGTCTTCGTCGGCGTCCTCCAGGGGTTGGCCATCCTCCCCGGGATCTCGCGGTCGGGGACCACCGTCAGCGCGCTGCTCCTGCGGGGCCACGAGGGCGAGTCGTCCCTTCGCCTCTCCTTTCTGCTCTCCATCCCAGCCGCGCTGGCGGCGAACGCGCTCATTCTCGTCGACGACGGCGTGCCGGCCATCGAACCGGTCGGAGCGGTCGTCGCGCTTGCAGTCAGCGCCGTCGTCGGCTACCTGACCGTCGGCGCACTCGTTCGACTGGTCCGCCAGGTACCGTTCTGGGCGGTCTGTACGGTCTTCGGCGGCCTCGGCGTCGTCGGTGGCCTCCTCGTCGCGCTCTAA
- a CDS encoding CheF family chemotaxis protein, producing MSGDEQKVVDASGDVQYVVRNGDPVAAPQWQSCRFVVTNKRLVLATNGNKQQIPHSKISIPSDPESVVPDGLPSNTTVLEIGDNVLVVDAGNVDDFQTAYCRATLHGKVILARDPAVVGGVVQDEAEWTKARFRLDDDMVRLQFPDGGSTAFEVADVGTIETSESTVLGELRQVIEVEHTDEEDRSVETHLSGMPHHTNALETLFSRVVDQREDDYELTDLESQVLMGLYSGVSPFEMADFVGIGPDEVEEIYQKLLDVGAVDKVRTRTEVSLNAQGRNMASEAMSEQ from the coding sequence ATGAGTGGTGACGAACAGAAGGTCGTTGACGCGTCCGGCGACGTCCAGTACGTCGTCCGGAACGGCGACCCGGTCGCGGCCCCCCAGTGGCAATCCTGCCGCTTCGTCGTCACCAACAAGCGGCTCGTTCTGGCCACGAACGGCAACAAGCAACAGATACCGCACTCGAAGATATCCATCCCGAGCGACCCCGAGTCCGTCGTCCCCGACGGCCTCCCGAGCAACACGACGGTGCTGGAGATTGGAGACAACGTGCTCGTCGTCGACGCCGGGAACGTCGACGACTTCCAGACGGCGTACTGTCGGGCGACGCTCCACGGCAAGGTCATCCTTGCACGGGACCCCGCGGTCGTCGGGGGCGTGGTCCAGGACGAGGCCGAGTGGACGAAAGCCCGGTTCAGACTCGACGACGACATGGTCCGCCTGCAGTTCCCCGACGGCGGGTCGACGGCCTTCGAGGTGGCGGACGTCGGGACCATCGAGACCAGCGAGAGTACCGTCCTGGGCGAGCTCCGCCAGGTCATCGAGGTCGAACACACCGACGAGGAGGACCGTAGCGTCGAGACGCACCTCTCCGGCATGCCCCACCACACGAACGCCCTCGAGACGCTCTTCTCGCGGGTGGTCGACCAGCGCGAGGACGACTACGAGCTCACGGACCTAGAGAGCCAGGTGCTGATGGGGCTGTACTCCGGTGTCTCGCCGTTCGAGATGGCCGACTTCGTCGGCATCGGCCCGGACGAGGTCGAAGAGATCTACCAGAAACTGCTGGACGTCGGCGCCGTCGACAAGGTCCGGACCCGGACGGAGGTCTCGCTGAACGCGCAGGGGCGGAATATGGCGAGTGAAGCGATGAGTGAGCAGTAG
- a CDS encoding universal stress protein, translated as MYDHILIPTDGSNVAEVAVDHAIDLARKYDATLHALYVVDIDAVNLGLGTEQVDRIRQGHFGDMEELEEKANAATGAVADAAAEHGLDVVEDVRVGRPHSVIADYAEANDIDIVVMGSHGRSGVKRALLGSVTERVLRSTHRPVLVVDEHGED; from the coding sequence ATGTACGACCATATCCTCATCCCAACGGACGGTAGCAACGTCGCGGAAGTCGCGGTCGACCACGCGATCGACCTCGCCCGCAAGTACGACGCCACACTCCACGCGCTGTACGTCGTCGACATCGACGCGGTCAACCTCGGGCTCGGTACCGAGCAGGTCGACCGCATCCGCCAGGGCCACTTCGGCGACATGGAAGAGCTGGAGGAGAAGGCCAACGCAGCCACCGGCGCCGTCGCCGACGCGGCCGCCGAACACGGACTCGACGTCGTCGAAGACGTCCGCGTCGGTCGGCCCCACTCGGTCATCGCCGACTACGCCGAGGCCAACGATATCGACATCGTCGTCATGGGCAGTCACGGCCGCTCCGGCGTCAAGCGTGCGCTGCTCGGGAGCGTCACCGAACGCGTCCTGCGCTCGACGCATCGACCGGTCCTGGTCGTCGACGAACACGGCGAGGACTGA